The DNA sequence AATTAATATCAGGAGAGAATATCAACACGAAAGCCTTTCAATATGGTGAAGCCCATTCTGATCAGCTTTATAAAGAATTTATAACAAAATTAAAAGCAAATGATAATACGGATTGGTTGTACGGGGTCAGTAAGAAAGATGATCGTCCTAATGATTTGGGATATTGGATAGGGTATAAAATTTGTGAGGCTTATTTTAATAAACAAACAGACAAGCATAAGGCGATCTATGCTATGTTAAACATTCAAAATCCTTTGTTTTTTCTAAAGGAGAGTGGCTTTTTAGAACAATATATTAAAGAGTATGCAAAGAAAAATAATATGAAATCTGATGATTTTTTTAAAGAATAATTTTATTCTTTTCTCTTCTTTCTTGCAAATTAAGCCGATAAGACAGATTTTTTAGAGTTGCACTTAAGGATGTTTTGTGTCAACTGGATTTACAGGTTTTTATCAAATAATTCTAGAAAATGACACACTTTTTTAGCATTGTATTTAAAAATCTATTCACTCTGCAAGAGTTATGGGAACAAAAAACACTTTGGAATCCCTGATATTGAAAGTAAATAAAACAATCTTTAACTGAAATTTAAGTATTTCTGATTACTGTTTTCATGGAGAAATAGGTAAATTTGTAGTATAAAAGTTATAAAAAATGTCTAAAAAAGCAATATTAGCAATACTTGACGGATGGGGATTAGGAAAAAATCCAGAAGTTTCAGCATTAGATGAAGCCAATACACCATTTATAGATAGTTGTTATCATAAATTTCCACATACTACTTTAGAAGCAAGCGGTACAGCAGTAGGACTTCCTGCAGGACAGATGGGGAATTCAGAAGTGGGGCATATGAACCTTGGGGCTGGAAGAGTAGTTTATCAGAACCTCGTTAAACTGAATATGGCTGTTGAAAATGGAACATTGGGTGAAGAAAAGGTAATTCAGGAAGCTTTCGGGTATGCGAAAAGAGAAAATAAAAAAGTACATTTTATCGGATTGGTTTCCAATGGTGGAGTACATTCCCATATCAATCATTTAAAAGGATTGCTGACAGCTGCAAAGAATTTCGGATTGAATGAAAATGTTTTTGTTCATGCCTTTACAGATGGTAGAGACTGTGATCCCCATTCCGGATTAGGATTCATCAAAGAACTGGAAGATCATATGAATTCCACTACCGGAAAATTAGCTACTGTAGTGGGAAGATATTACGCTATGGACAGAGATAAAAGATGGGAGCGTGTGAAGCTGGCATATGATGCACTTACAGAGGGGGTTGGCCTTCAGACAACAGATGCTTTAGCCGCTATTCAGGATTCCTATGCGAATAATGTGACAGACGAATTCATAAAACCAATCATTTTAATGAATACAACAGCTACAGGAAATGTTGTGCCAGTTGCTAAAATTATTGACAATGATGTCGTTATCTGCTTTAATTTCCGTACTGATAGAGGAAGGGAAATTACTGAAGTTCTTTCTCAAAAGGATTTTCCAGACTTTTCCATGCATAAGCTGAATTTATATTTTGTGACATTAACCAATTATGATAAAACATTCAATAATGTACATGTAGTATTCGATGAAGAAGTTCTACAGGAGACCATGGGAGAAATTATTGAAAGAAATGGTAAAACTCAGATCAGAATAGCAGAAACAGAGAAATATCCCCATGTAACCTTTTTCTTTTCAGGAGGTAGAGAAAAAGAATTTGTTGGAGAAAAAAGACTTCTTTGTCCAAGCCCGAAAGATGTCCCTACGTATGATTTAAAACCTGAAATGTCTGCCTATGACATTACCAATGCAATTATTCCGGAACTTGAAAATGAAACAGCAGATTTCATCTGTCTTAATTTTGCCAATACTGATATGGTAGGGCATACAGGAGTTTTTGAAGCTGCCGTAAAAGCTGCTGAAACAGTAGATAAATGCATTGAAAAGGTCGCAACCACAGCTTACGAACATGGTTATGCTGTCTTTATTTTAGCAGATCATGGAAATTCTGATGTGATGATCAACCCTGATGGAACTCCTAACACTCAGCATTCTACAAATCTTGTTCCTTTTATCATAATGGATAAGGAGCATACATGGCATCTGAAACCTGGAAAGTCCGGAAAGTTAGGAGATGTTGCTCCAACTATCTTAAAGGTAATGGGACTGGACATACCGGCTGTAATGACGGGGGATGTTTTAGTGGATTAGGACTCAAATAAAAAAAATAAAATGTCGTTATACTAAGAATGGTATTTTTTATGATATATGTCATACATATTATGAGAGACATAGGTTATTATGCTCTAAATAATAAATAAATCATATCTTTGTATATTAAATTATAATAAATCTAAATAACGGAAATGTATCAAACGCTGGTAAGGAAAGAAGTAATGGGTATCTTGGAAAAGGAAGTAGGTTCTTTTCTCGAAAAATTTTTGACGCCAATTGAAAAAATCTGGCAGCCTTCAGATTACCTTCCAGATCCATCAAGTGCAGATTTTAAATATGATTTAGAAGAAATCCAGACTTTTGCTCGTGAAATGCCTTACGA is a window from the Chryseobacterium sp. T16E-39 genome containing:
- the gpmI gene encoding 2,3-bisphosphoglycerate-independent phosphoglycerate mutase translates to MSKKAILAILDGWGLGKNPEVSALDEANTPFIDSCYHKFPHTTLEASGTAVGLPAGQMGNSEVGHMNLGAGRVVYQNLVKLNMAVENGTLGEEKVIQEAFGYAKRENKKVHFIGLVSNGGVHSHINHLKGLLTAAKNFGLNENVFVHAFTDGRDCDPHSGLGFIKELEDHMNSTTGKLATVVGRYYAMDRDKRWERVKLAYDALTEGVGLQTTDALAAIQDSYANNVTDEFIKPIILMNTTATGNVVPVAKIIDNDVVICFNFRTDRGREITEVLSQKDFPDFSMHKLNLYFVTLTNYDKTFNNVHVVFDEEVLQETMGEIIERNGKTQIRIAETEKYPHVTFFFSGGREKEFVGEKRLLCPSPKDVPTYDLKPEMSAYDITNAIIPELENETADFICLNFANTDMVGHTGVFEAAVKAAETVDKCIEKVATTAYEHGYAVFILADHGNSDVMINPDGTPNTQHSTNLVPFIIMDKEHTWHLKPGKSGKLGDVAPTILKVMGLDIPAVMTGDVLVD